A region from the Lentisphaera profundi genome encodes:
- a CDS encoding DUF4962 domain-containing protein, with protein MRHYLLAPLFYLVLLSGYSQSKDLANSSQIKKTAPEMLSTYKQKALHTGRLQEARPSQGELVYCNPQPLYWPAERGKTYRIELSSDSTFPPGKTTLSEAKPWAIYNHHEPLNNGRWYWRHQKQKDNSSWGEWSETHSFKVDDSSYTKQIKSFKNFLEAIPKAHPRINLAGESVEEFRVRAAKHPYTANYVSLIRRKNPLINLMQEGYYLTGDEEFAKKGAEFFKIALEKLKPGHKFLAVRVMGQLAGMYDAFYHYHDADTHKMFKEKAMLVLDFHTRMRGDLEARALDNHFWQMSMFGYLRTAMVMAHDHPETHEHLEYAYNLAMSKFPIVGPSDGGWANGQGYFHVNGVTLMNVPKDLLLGGINLYESLPWYKSTSDYLSYCSGFGGVVPGFGDKAEKRNRTMYGMEHNLLFRQIKDNPLAAWTLREQQKFNNIWISEMDYIQQNKVREDWMDAPRPQYIPGAAVFRGVGIAALHSDINNPKENTVVYLKSSPYGGGVGHMTSSQNCFNISYKGLKLFYNTGNYKAGFSSPHIYTDYRHTRAHNGMLVNGRSQGFGMHYFAWIKHFADNDQIAYACGDAAQAYGKIDETADEHLRGKFGYGYLPESPLSKYDRHVALCRPNLLVVYDVVEAKEKADFALTFNSRLKTSSLSKDGVFSVMSTKSRGDLQVFSDSKLEHSFSDKYVTPFWKEQPSRARYDTVNKSKQTRFLTIIQMGDAATAPKVLSMKNGELEALGFTIKAELDSSKPVQFSVKSKDALLKVSDKQNPVLIGTVDKIKSRKVAEYLKPIY; from the coding sequence ATGCGCCACTACCTTCTAGCTCCACTTTTTTACTTAGTACTGCTGTCTGGATATAGTCAGTCCAAAGATCTAGCTAATTCATCTCAAATAAAAAAAACAGCCCCCGAAATGCTAAGCACCTATAAGCAAAAAGCTCTTCATACGGGACGCTTGCAAGAAGCTCGACCATCACAAGGTGAACTTGTTTACTGCAACCCACAACCACTCTATTGGCCTGCAGAGCGAGGCAAGACTTACCGCATAGAGTTGAGTTCAGATAGTACCTTTCCCCCCGGAAAAACCACCTTATCAGAAGCCAAGCCCTGGGCTATATACAATCATCATGAGCCATTGAATAATGGTCGCTGGTACTGGCGCCATCAAAAACAAAAGGATAACTCTAGCTGGGGCGAATGGTCTGAAACCCATTCATTCAAAGTAGATGATAGCTCATATACTAAACAGATAAAATCCTTTAAAAATTTTCTCGAGGCAATCCCGAAAGCACATCCACGTATCAACCTCGCAGGGGAGAGTGTCGAAGAATTCAGGGTAAGAGCTGCAAAGCATCCCTACACGGCCAATTACGTATCATTGATTAGAAGAAAAAATCCCTTAATTAACTTGATGCAAGAAGGGTATTACCTGACGGGTGATGAAGAATTTGCTAAAAAAGGAGCCGAATTTTTTAAAATTGCTTTAGAAAAACTTAAGCCGGGTCACAAATTCCTTGCCGTAAGGGTGATGGGCCAACTTGCAGGCATGTACGATGCCTTTTATCACTACCACGATGCTGATACACACAAAATGTTTAAAGAGAAAGCCATGTTAGTCTTGGATTTCCACACACGAATGAGAGGTGACTTGGAGGCGCGTGCCTTGGATAATCATTTCTGGCAGATGTCGATGTTTGGCTACCTGCGCACCGCTATGGTGATGGCTCATGATCATCCTGAAACTCACGAACATTTGGAATACGCCTATAATCTAGCCATGTCAAAATTCCCGATTGTCGGTCCAAGTGATGGCGGCTGGGCGAATGGTCAAGGGTATTTTCATGTAAACGGCGTCACACTCATGAATGTCCCCAAGGACTTGCTACTTGGCGGTATCAATCTCTATGAAAGTCTGCCCTGGTACAAAAGCACGTCAGATTACCTGAGCTACTGTTCCGGATTCGGAGGAGTTGTTCCCGGTTTTGGTGATAAGGCAGAAAAGAGAAATAGAACGATGTACGGCATGGAACACAACTTACTTTTCCGTCAAATCAAAGATAATCCCCTCGCCGCCTGGACCCTTAGAGAGCAGCAGAAATTTAATAATATATGGATTTCGGAGATGGACTACATACAACAAAATAAAGTTCGCGAAGACTGGATGGACGCTCCTAGGCCCCAATATATACCGGGCGCAGCCGTTTTCAGAGGTGTCGGAATCGCAGCGCTTCATTCTGATATAAATAATCCTAAGGAAAACACCGTTGTATACTTAAAATCAAGCCCCTATGGCGGTGGTGTCGGACACATGACCAGCAGTCAGAATTGCTTTAATATCTCCTATAAGGGTCTGAAATTATTCTATAATACCGGCAACTACAAAGCCGGTTTCTCAAGTCCACATATTTACACTGATTATCGTCATACCCGTGCCCATAACGGGATGCTGGTAAACGGCCGGAGTCAGGGCTTTGGAATGCATTATTTTGCTTGGATCAAGCACTTTGCGGATAATGATCAGATCGCCTACGCTTGTGGTGATGCCGCTCAGGCTTATGGTAAGATTGATGAAACAGCCGATGAACACCTCAGGGGGAAATTCGGCTATGGTTATCTTCCTGAGTCACCACTGAGCAAATACGACCGTCACGTCGCGCTCTGTCGCCCTAATCTGCTTGTGGTCTATGATGTAGTTGAAGCTAAAGAAAAAGCTGACTTCGCACTTACTTTCAATAGTCGTCTTAAAACAAGCTCCTTATCGAAAGATGGTGTATTCAGCGTGATGAGCACAAAAAGTAGAGGTGACTTGCAGGTTTTCTCTGACTCCAAATTGGAGCATTCATTCAGCGACAAATATGTGACGCCTTTTTGGAAAGAGCAGCCTTCCAGAGCACGCTATGATACTGTAAATAAATCAAAACAGACCCGCTTTCTCACTATTATTCAGATGGGTGATGCGGCCACGGCTCCAAAGGTACTCAGCATGAAAAATGGCGAGCTCGAAGCCTTAGGATTCACGATTAAAGCAGAATTGGATAGTTCAAAACCCGTTCAATTCAGTGTAAAAAGCAAGGACGCCCTGCTCAAAGTATCGGACAAACAGAATCCCGTTCTTATCGGCACAGTAGACAAAATCAAGTCAAGGAAAGTCGCCGAATACCTAAAGCCCATTTATTAA
- a CDS encoding serine/threonine-protein kinase, translated as MPEKNKISQSMYNIFQEALDERTSDNKQDLQSIAPMDFKQRYKFLSSIGQGAMKNITLHYDKVIDRDVAIAKPLTEKSSDEFLCAFLKEIRILALVAHPNIVPVYELALDENELPFCSMKYVKGESLGSILHHLDEANDDSVKKYDYRSLLNIFKMVCHAISYAHSKGVIHLDIKPDNIIIGEYGSVQVCDWGIAQELDNISEFYQNKVLGTIGYIAPERLRNESLSLSSDIYSLGATLFHAMALKAPFEGKATKEVLDKLATGSIMTRARFQKPLMAICQKAMQLELSERYQSVDELIHDIDLFLDDRSPKADQPSPIEIAKLYFKRNRKICSILISALFVISIVSLVYSHKIELVKIKNKAIAEKAVPYHNDLALKAYKHFDFTNTKLNTDLALSYGGNANTHWLLAQLYFLENNLPLALLHCQQAPAREQRFIELIKHLQSLNQASTEEYFFQKIQALDKAHYPGIIDKVFSLKNRNYTNIENYRSFLEKSIKVLNPNITDYELRVVNNKIIFSAGKDFARLSPFINLPIEELHLHGSFLRGLDALRGMKKIKVLDISDTLVRGLMPLKGLEIETLNISKTIIYDLRSLQDFKVKNLIMNDLKLIHLSTLDDYPSLESLELSEELYPTTKDIRLLRKFKASGIIQ; from the coding sequence ATGCCTGAGAAAAATAAAATCAGCCAGAGTATGTACAACATTTTCCAAGAAGCCTTGGATGAGCGTACTTCAGATAATAAGCAAGACTTGCAGTCTATTGCTCCGATGGATTTTAAGCAGAGATATAAATTCCTAAGCTCCATTGGCCAAGGAGCGATGAAAAACATTACTCTACATTATGATAAAGTTATTGATCGAGATGTGGCCATCGCCAAACCCCTAACAGAAAAATCTAGCGATGAATTTTTGTGTGCCTTTTTAAAAGAAATTAGAATTTTAGCGCTCGTCGCACACCCCAATATCGTTCCCGTTTATGAACTTGCCCTAGATGAAAACGAGCTCCCATTTTGCAGTATGAAATATGTAAAAGGCGAGAGCCTAGGAAGTATTTTACATCACTTAGATGAAGCTAATGACGACTCTGTAAAAAAATATGATTACCGTAGCTTATTAAATATTTTCAAAATGGTCTGCCATGCCATTTCCTACGCTCATTCAAAAGGAGTTATCCATTTAGATATAAAGCCAGATAATATCATCATTGGTGAGTATGGCTCCGTGCAAGTCTGTGATTGGGGCATTGCTCAAGAGCTTGATAATATTTCAGAATTCTATCAAAACAAAGTCCTGGGCACCATCGGCTACATCGCGCCAGAGCGTTTACGTAATGAAAGTCTAAGTTTGAGTTCCGATATCTATTCTTTGGGTGCCACGCTCTTCCATGCCATGGCTTTAAAAGCCCCTTTTGAAGGGAAAGCTACCAAGGAAGTTCTCGATAAGCTTGCCACGGGAAGCATAATGACTCGCGCTCGTTTTCAAAAACCTTTGATGGCGATCTGCCAAAAAGCCATGCAACTCGAGCTTTCTGAACGCTACCAATCCGTAGACGAACTCATTCATGACATTGACCTTTTTCTAGATGATCGCTCGCCCAAAGCCGACCAGCCCAGCCCTATAGAAATTGCTAAACTCTACTTCAAAAGAAATAGGAAGATCTGTTCAATACTGATATCTGCACTATTTGTCATCTCTATTGTCAGCTTAGTCTATTCACATAAAATTGAATTAGTCAAAATTAAAAATAAAGCTATTGCGGAGAAGGCGGTTCCTTACCATAACGATCTAGCTCTAAAGGCTTATAAACACTTTGATTTTACCAATACAAAACTAAATACAGATCTTGCCTTGTCCTATGGTGGCAATGCTAATACTCATTGGCTTTTGGCCCAACTTTATTTTTTGGAGAATAATTTGCCTCTGGCGCTCCTGCACTGCCAACAAGCACCCGCACGCGAGCAGCGATTCATTGAGCTCATAAAACATCTTCAGAGTTTGAACCAAGCAAGTACTGAAGAGTATTTTTTTCAAAAAATCCAAGCTCTTGATAAGGCGCATTACCCAGGAATCATTGACAAAGTTTTTTCCTTGAAAAATCGGAACTACACCAATATTGAAAACTATCGCAGCTTTCTAGAGAAATCAATTAAAGTCCTCAACCCCAATATAACAGACTACGAGCTTCGCGTCGTCAATAATAAAATAATTTTTTCAGCTGGTAAGGACTTCGCTCGCTTATCCCCCTTTATCAATCTGCCGATTGAAGAACTTCACTTACACGGCAGTTTCTTAAGAGGTTTAGATGCTTTGAGGGGCATGAAAAAAATCAAAGTCTTAGATATCTCCGATACCCTAGTCCGAGGTCTAATGCCTTTAAAGGGCCTTGAAATTGAGACGCTCAATATATCTAAAACAATCATTTATGATCTTAGGTCTCTTCAAGATTTCAAAGTAAAAAATCTCATTATGAATGATTTAAAGCTCATCCATTTAAGTACTTTGGATGATTATCCTAGCTTAGAATCCTTAGAGCTATCTGAAGAACTGTACCCGACGACTAAGGACATTCGCCTGCTGAGGAAATTCAAAGCTTCAGGCATCATCCAATAA
- a CDS encoding type II secretion system protein, protein MKNKFTLIELLVVIAIIAILASFLLPVLGKARKTAKQAVCTSNLKQLSMRAWIFTDDNDSHFPPAAEKKVTWDDQINYDLTDTQKIRKNLKSQKLQLPFLVIEPCSVLPILATTVFTSDVLMPLTAAVVIVVTVQVISIT, encoded by the coding sequence ATGAAAAATAAGTTTACCTTAATTGAACTTTTAGTAGTCATTGCCATTATTGCAATTTTGGCTAGTTTCTTACTCCCAGTTTTAGGCAAAGCCCGAAAAACAGCTAAACAAGCCGTCTGCACGAGTAATTTAAAGCAGCTATCCATGCGCGCTTGGATTTTTACCGATGATAATGACTCGCATTTCCCTCCTGCTGCTGAAAAAAAGGTCACCTGGGACGATCAAATCAATTATGATTTAACTGATACACAAAAAATCAGAAAAAATTTAAAGTCGCAGAAGCTCCAGCTTCCATTCTTGGTGATAGAACCATGCTCTGTCCTTCCGATACTAGCGACTACGGTATTTACGTCGGACGTTCTTATGCCCTTAACGGCGGCAGTAGTGATAGTAGTTACCGTACAAGTGATATCAATAACTTAA